CCGGAGCCGAACGATGGCAGTCGCTGGCCCCGCGGACATGGCGCCTTGCCCGGTCGTGCCCGTTGTCGCGGCGGGCACGGGGGCAGTGGTCGTTGTCCCGGTGCTGCTCATTGTTGCGGCCGCACTGTCCTGGCCGCCCTTCACGATGATGTTGGCGAACTGGTCCGGGTCGATCAACCGACCGAGGGTGTTCACGGTGAGTTGGAACTGCTGCCCCTTCGGAACCGGGCGCTGGCCGATCTGCCCGGCCGCGACCTGCACGTTTTGCTGCGCGACGGCCGTGACCACGTCCATTCCGCTCAGGTTGAGCGCCGCGAGCTTGTCCGGGTCGACCCACACGCGGAGGCTGTAGTCGCGCTGGCCGAGGTACGTGACCCCGGCGACGCCGGGCAGTCGACCCAGTTCGTCCTTCACGTCGATCGTCGCGTAGTTACTCAGGAACAGGTCGTCGTACCTGCCATCCGTGGAGACGAGGTTCACGATCATCAGCGTGCTCGGCGACTGTTTCTTCACGCTGATGCCCTCGTTCTGCACGAGAGCCGGGATGACGGGCAGTGCCAGACTCACGCGGTTCTGCACGAGCACCTGGGCCATGTCTGAATCGGTGCCCGGCTTGAACGTGACGGTGAGGGTATACGCGCCGTCGTTGGTGCAGCGCGAGGACATGTACATCATGCCCTCGACGCCGCTCACCTGCTCCTCAATCGGTGCGGCCACGGTGTCGCGGACCGTTCCCGCGTTCGCGCCGGGGTAGATGGCCGATACCTGTACGGTGGCCGGGGTCACGTCCGGGTACAGCGCGACCGGGAGCGTAAAGACCGCCACGCCCCCCGCCAGCATGATGACCAGTGAAATGACGGTCGCGAAGATCGGGCGGTCCACGAAGAAGCGTGCGATCACGAGGTCGGTCCTCCGTTCGTGGGGCTCGGGCCGGGTCCGCGGAACGGGATGATTCCCGATAGCACTCGGCGCCGGGCGTGGACCCCGCGTGCGCCGCGGATCAGGAGCACGCCCGCACACGCGCCGACGATCGGCGCCCACGGCATGACTCCCACTCCCAACCGCGCCAGCAGGAAACCGAGGACCGCGCCGAGTGACGCGCCCGCGCCGTGTGAGAGCACCCAGCGCAACCGCGGGGACTGGAACAGCCGGGCCTCGCTCATGCCCTGAACGACGTAAAAGAACACGGGGGTCAGGAAGATTCCAAAAATCGTGACGCCGAGCATCCCGCTGAACACCGCGACCCCCAGCGAGCGGCGCATTTCGGCGCCGGCCCCGGACGCGACCATCAACGGCAGCACGCCGAAGATGAACGCGAAGCTGGTCATGATGATGGGCCGCAGGCGCAACCGGCTCGCCTCTTTGGTCGCGTCAAAGCACGTCATGCCCTGTTGGTGGAGGTGCTTGGCGAACTCGACGATGAGAATGGCGTTCTTGCACGCCAGCCCGACCAGCACCACCAACCCGATCTGCACGAAGATGTTCACGTCGCGGTTGGTGAACAGCACCCCGGCCACGGAACACAGCAGGCACAGGGGAACGACGAGAATCACGGCGAGCGGCAGTGTCCAGCTCTCGTAGAGGGCCGCGAGCGCGAGAAACACACTCACGACCGAAAGCAGGAAGACGTAGATCGCGGTGTTCCCAGCCCGAATCTGCATGAACATCAATTCGGTCCACTCCACCCGCATCGAAAGCGGGAGTGTGACATCGGCTTCCTGATTGATCGCCTGGATCGCATCCCCGTCGCTCACGCCGGGCGCGACGTTCCCGTTAATCGGAGCAGCGGTGTACAGGTTGTAGCGCGTGACCGAGATCGGCCCGGCGAGATCCCGAACCCGAACCAGCGTGCTCAGCGGGATCATCTGCCCGGATTTGCTGCGGACCTGGAACAAGTGGATCTGCTCGGGCCGGGCACGGAAGTCACCGTCCGCTTGCGCGGTTACCTGCCAGTGCCGGCCGAAGTCGTTGTAACTGTTCACATAGAGCGACCCGAGATACATGCTGATGGTCTGGTTCAAGTCCTGGAGCGAAACGCCGAGCGCTGCGGCTTTGGGCCGGTCCACTTCCAGTTGCAGTTGCGGGATGCGCGACCGGAACTGCGTTCGCGCATCGGTCAGGTGCGGCATCTTCTTGAAGCGCTCGACGAGGTCATCCATGCGTAACTCGAGCGACCGCACTCCCAACCCGCCGCGATCTTCGACCATGAACTTGAACCCACCGGCCGACCCGAGCCCGGGCACAGGCGCTGCGCCAAACACGGTCACCTGTGCGTCCGGCACTTTCTCGGCCCACCGCTTGCGGAGCCTCGCCATGATCGCGTTCGCGCTCTTGTCCGGTGTCTGCCGGTCCGCGAACTGTTCGAGGACGATGAACATGGAGGCGAAGTTGGGGCTGTTCGCCTGGAGCAAAAACGACATCCCCGAGTTGGTGACCGTGTGCGCGACTCCGGGTACGTCGCGGGCGATGCGCTCGATTTCGAGTGCGGCTTCGTGGGTGCGTTCCAGTGACGCGGCATCGGGCAACTGAATGTTGACGATTAGCCGGCCCTGGTCCTGTTGTGGGATGAAGCCCTTGGGCGCTTGCTCGAACGTCCAGCCGGTGAGAACGAGCAGCCCGCCGTAAACGAGCAGGACCAGCAGCGAGAGCCGCATGAGTCGGCCGGTCATCCAGGCGTAGACCGAAGTACCGACGCCGGAGGTCCGGTTGAACAACCAAAAAAACCACCCGAACGAGAAGTGGAGCAACCGGCCGAGCGGGTCCGGGCGCTCGTGCCGCGGACGCAACAGGATCGCGGCCATCGCGGGGCTGAACGTGAGCGAGTTAATGGTCGAGATGATCGTGGAGACCGCGATCGTGATGGCGAATTGCCGGAAGAACTGTCCCGTGATCCCGCGGATGAACGCACACGGCACGAACACGGCACACAGCACGAGGGCGACGGCGATGATCGGCCCCGTCACCTCCTCCATCGCCTTGTACGTGGCGTCGCGCGACGACAGCCCGCGGTCCATCCAGCGCTCGACGTTCTCGACCACCACGATCGCGTCATCGACCACGATCCCGATCGCGAGCACCAGCCCGAACAGGGAGATGTTGTTCAGGCTGAAGCCCATCGCGGCCATGACCGCGAACGTGCCCAGCACCGCGACCGGGACCGCGAGCAGCGGAATCAGCGCGGCCCGCCAGCTCTGGAGGAACACCAGCACCACGAGCGCCACCAGACCGATCGCTTCCAGCAGCGTGTGGATGACGTCGCGGACCGAGTCGCGGATGTACGGTGTGGTGTCGTAAGCGATTTCGTAGTCGACGCCGTCCGGGAACCCGGCCTTCAGTTCCTTCATCTTCTCGCGCACGCGGTCGCCCACATCGAGCGCGTTGGTCCCCGGAAGTTGGTAGAGTCCCAGACCAACGGATGGTCGGCCGTCGAATGAGCAGATCGTGTTGTAGTTCTGGGCGCCG
The Gemmata palustris DNA segment above includes these coding regions:
- a CDS encoding efflux RND transporter permease subunit yields the protein MISRYFIDRPIFATVLSIAITLTGAISLLYLPVAQYPRVTPPGVSISISYPGASAQEVADSVGAPIEQQVNGVEGMLYMSSQSGNDGSYSLTVTFDVGTDINSALVMVQNRVALAMPQLPSAVQNQGITIRKRTPDMLMIVNFVSPDGRYDDKYLSNFATIHVKDELLRVDGISDINVQGQRDYSMRVWLDPQRLAARNMTPIDVANAIRTQNVDAPAGRIGQPPAPTGQAFQLPLDTLGRLAGPEQFGSIIVKASGSPQILSADGRLIEPARTATKPKTKATRLPNDSSASDPTAPPTVDDIITSAPSTGAAPSDTSADTSTDPASGGNPTTMSAPAPTGSGASAALSSTTGPTAGGTVGSGALGGGALESGGPSPATGLVRLQDVARIELGAQNYNTICSFDGRPSVGLGLYQLPGTNALDVGDRVREKMKELKAGFPDGVDYEIAYDTTPYIRDSVRDVIHTLLEAIGLVALVVLVFLQSWRAALIPLLAVPVAVLGTFAVMAAMGFSLNNISLFGLVLAIGIVVDDAIVVVENVERWMDRGLSSRDATYKAMEEVTGPIIAVALVLCAVFVPCAFIRGITGQFFRQFAITIAVSTIISTINSLTFSPAMAAILLRPRHERPDPLGRLLHFSFGWFFWLFNRTSGVGTSVYAWMTGRLMRLSLLVLLVYGGLLVLTGWTFEQAPKGFIPQQDQGRLIVNIQLPDAASLERTHEAALEIERIARDVPGVAHTVTNSGMSFLLQANSPNFASMFIVLEQFADRQTPDKSANAIMARLRKRWAEKVPDAQVTVFGAAPVPGLGSAGGFKFMVEDRGGLGVRSLELRMDDLVERFKKMPHLTDARTQFRSRIPQLQLEVDRPKAAALGVSLQDLNQTISMYLGSLYVNSYNDFGRHWQVTAQADGDFRARPEQIHLFQVRSKSGQMIPLSTLVRVRDLAGPISVTRYNLYTAAPINGNVAPGVSDGDAIQAINQEADVTLPLSMRVEWTELMFMQIRAGNTAIYVFLLSVVSVFLALAALYESWTLPLAVILVVPLCLLCSVAGVLFTNRDVNIFVQIGLVVLVGLACKNAILIVEFAKHLHQQGMTCFDATKEASRLRLRPIIMTSFAFIFGVLPLMVASGAGAEMRRSLGVAVFSGMLGVTIFGIFLTPVFFYVVQGMSEARLFQSPRLRWVLSHGAGASLGAVLGFLLARLGVGVMPWAPIVGACAGVLLIRGARGVHARRRVLSGIIPFRGPGPSPTNGGPTS